Proteins encoded within one genomic window of Microbacterium sp. zg-B185:
- a CDS encoding 3-hydroxyacyl-CoA dehydrogenase family protein, which yields MSVGKRITRILVIGAGTMGTQIGAVFALGGFDVVVTDVTAVALKRAGHEAGARIRRLAETDRLSVEDAEAAIARMSWTTDVPLAAAEADLIVEAATERLDLKRAIFAQLAEVAPARAIFSTNSSTIPSSAVAEASGRPDRLCNLHFFNPALVMRCVEIVPNPRTSEETISAVLAVVARLGKEPVRLSAETPGFIANRLMLAVQDEAISLYENGIAGIEDIDTAARLALGHPMGPFALMDLVGLDVIELIHRAQYDISGDTSDLPASSIVDRVAAGDLGRKSGRGWFSYDRRPA from the coding sequence GTGAGCGTCGGAAAGAGAATCACCAGGATCCTTGTCATCGGTGCGGGGACGATGGGGACCCAGATCGGGGCGGTCTTCGCACTCGGCGGGTTCGACGTCGTGGTCACCGATGTGACGGCTGTCGCGCTGAAGCGCGCAGGGCATGAGGCGGGCGCACGGATCCGGCGTCTTGCGGAGACGGACCGGCTCTCAGTCGAGGACGCAGAAGCTGCGATCGCGAGGATGTCTTGGACGACAGACGTCCCCCTTGCGGCCGCGGAGGCGGACCTCATCGTCGAGGCTGCGACCGAGCGGCTCGACTTGAAGCGCGCGATCTTCGCTCAGCTCGCGGAGGTCGCTCCTGCGCGTGCCATCTTCTCCACGAACTCTTCGACCATCCCCTCTTCGGCGGTCGCTGAAGCGTCAGGCCGGCCAGATCGGCTCTGCAATCTGCATTTCTTTAATCCCGCGCTGGTGATGCGCTGCGTCGAGATCGTCCCCAACCCGCGGACATCGGAGGAGACGATCTCGGCTGTGCTGGCCGTCGTCGCGCGGTTGGGGAAGGAGCCCGTTCGTCTCAGCGCGGAGACGCCCGGATTCATCGCCAATCGACTGATGCTCGCGGTTCAGGATGAAGCGATCTCTCTCTACGAGAACGGTATTGCGGGTATCGAGGACATCGACACCGCCGCGCGGCTCGCCCTCGGACACCCCATGGGCCCATTCGCCCTGATGGACCTCGTCGGTTTGGACGTCATCGAGCTTATCCACCGCGCCCAGTACGACATCTCCGGCGACACCAGCGATCTGCCCGCATCGAGCATCGTCGATCGCGTCGCCGCAGGTGACCTCGGGCGCAAGTCAGGTCGCGGCTGGTTTTCATACGATCGCCGGCCCGCGTGA
- a CDS encoding amidohydrolase family protein encodes MIIDTHTHLLDTGDWPNEWWKWVADDWAAQQRGRTPDQVIGRIEAGLIDPDGSRLISQMDGAGVDASVVLPIDWGPDFTGTRPITQTVAHVLDLARRHPGRLIPFAGIDPRREDASRLVAEWIESGARGLKLYPACGWDPVGDDARVIYELCNVAKLPVLFHTGDPLPLMDRDASNPALLSAVAADYPDMPVWLGHAGAPRWWREALTLSERFENVRLELSVWVWDDSTEEAKDILAAHVAEAVASVGARRLLFGSDNVSGRKVRGDDFQKIVLSIYRELPERVLAHGAVLTQEDLALVLGGNARRDLGM; translated from the coding sequence ATGATCATCGACACCCACACACACCTGCTCGACACCGGCGACTGGCCAAACGAGTGGTGGAAGTGGGTGGCCGACGATTGGGCCGCGCAACAGCGCGGACGGACGCCGGACCAGGTGATCGGTCGAATCGAGGCCGGGCTCATCGATCCGGACGGGTCGCGCCTGATCTCGCAGATGGACGGTGCCGGAGTCGATGCGAGTGTCGTGCTCCCCATCGACTGGGGACCCGATTTCACCGGCACGCGACCTATCACGCAAACGGTCGCCCACGTGCTCGACCTTGCGCGGCGGCATCCAGGTCGCCTGATCCCGTTCGCGGGAATCGATCCACGCCGTGAGGACGCGAGTCGACTCGTCGCAGAATGGATCGAGTCGGGCGCTCGTGGCCTCAAGCTGTACCCCGCCTGCGGGTGGGACCCCGTCGGCGACGACGCACGGGTCATCTATGAACTCTGCAATGTCGCGAAGCTTCCGGTCCTGTTCCACACGGGCGACCCGCTGCCGCTCATGGACCGAGATGCGAGCAACCCGGCCCTCCTCTCCGCTGTCGCGGCGGACTATCCCGACATGCCGGTCTGGCTCGGGCATGCGGGGGCACCGCGCTGGTGGCGCGAGGCACTGACGCTGTCGGAGAGGTTCGAGAACGTCCGGCTCGAACTCTCCGTCTGGGTTTGGGACGATTCGACCGAGGAGGCCAAGGACATCCTCGCCGCCCATGTTGCAGAGGCTGTCGCGTCCGTCGGTGCCCGACGACTTCTGTTTGGATCTGACAACGTGTCAGGACGCAAGGTGCGCGGTGACGACTTCCAGAAGATCGTCCTCTCCATTTACCGCGAACTACCCGAGCGCGTCCTCGCCCACGGGGCTGTCCTCACCCAGGAGGACTTAGCCCTCGTCCTGGGCGGCAACGCCCGTCGTGATCTCGGGATGTGA
- a CDS encoding PucR family transcriptional regulator ligand-binding domain-containing protein has product MDVNYTLRDLIADSRLNVRLLTGDGAALDRPLMGAHPTELENPTRWIDPDWLMLTMGTKLRQRPSAQRQLIAELDALGATALGFGVGVAFQSVPPALLEEAEARNFPVLSIPQETQFQSISRVIFQSTVSTEAQTYVRLTSLQQNLMRAFSDSEPIDSALRRLAQFSNSVVALVSQDGHLLGATGMLPLESIVPLLDGGGLRGQQERVGEWDVMFAPLQAWPGGRATIVLALRHPAVSHSFVRMILDGAAPVFEALGGLMGTNRRHSQALTSGMLDGVLSRSLTDLEVDQVESVFKACGLEMSTGVRCVVVSSPDSAALAPVVDFVVGGFSKIATIATVRDGRLAMVLPAEFACEEQLHLAFGSRRLPGVQVGIGREVTSSTELSTSFRDAQIALRHLQRDSQVSTMAFDELGLAHQLLAEVPVSRVAAKVKVIADVLISNPIQFEALRAYFDSHQDVQVAAKKIFVHPNTLRYRLERFEHALGQSLRDPAVIASLHYVLGAMEEQASASAHSDELTAVRSA; this is encoded by the coding sequence ATGGACGTCAATTACACGCTCCGCGATCTGATCGCTGACTCACGCTTGAACGTGAGGCTTCTGACGGGAGATGGAGCGGCACTCGACCGTCCGCTCATGGGCGCTCATCCGACCGAGCTCGAGAATCCGACGCGCTGGATCGACCCCGACTGGTTAATGCTCACGATGGGAACCAAGCTCCGCCAACGACCTTCAGCGCAACGCCAGCTCATCGCTGAGCTCGACGCCTTGGGAGCCACGGCCCTCGGCTTCGGCGTGGGTGTGGCGTTCCAGTCGGTTCCTCCAGCGCTTCTCGAGGAGGCTGAGGCGCGGAACTTCCCCGTTCTGAGCATCCCGCAGGAAACACAGTTCCAATCGATCAGTCGCGTCATCTTCCAGTCGACGGTCAGCACCGAGGCACAGACATACGTACGGTTGACCTCGCTTCAGCAGAACCTGATGCGGGCCTTCAGCGACAGCGAGCCCATCGACTCGGCCCTGCGGCGTCTGGCGCAGTTCTCCAACTCCGTGGTTGCGCTCGTCAGCCAAGATGGCCACCTGCTCGGCGCGACGGGCATGCTCCCGCTGGAGTCAATTGTGCCTCTCCTCGACGGGGGCGGGTTGCGTGGACAACAGGAACGAGTAGGCGAGTGGGACGTAATGTTCGCCCCGCTCCAGGCGTGGCCGGGTGGACGGGCCACCATCGTGCTGGCCTTGCGCCATCCCGCCGTTTCCCATTCATTCGTGCGAATGATCCTCGACGGTGCTGCGCCCGTCTTCGAGGCTCTCGGCGGGCTGATGGGAACCAACCGACGTCACAGCCAGGCACTCACGAGCGGCATGCTCGACGGCGTGCTGTCGCGCTCGCTCACCGACCTGGAGGTCGATCAGGTCGAGAGCGTATTCAAGGCGTGCGGATTGGAGATGTCCACCGGCGTCAGGTGCGTAGTGGTGAGCAGCCCCGACTCCGCCGCTCTGGCGCCTGTCGTCGACTTCGTGGTCGGAGGGTTCAGCAAGATCGCCACGATCGCCACTGTCCGCGACGGCAGACTCGCAATGGTGCTGCCCGCAGAGTTCGCCTGCGAAGAGCAACTGCACCTTGCATTCGGCTCACGGCGACTACCAGGCGTGCAGGTCGGCATCGGCCGTGAGGTCACGTCGTCGACCGAACTGAGCACGTCATTCCGTGACGCACAGATCGCGTTGCGACACCTTCAGCGCGATTCGCAGGTCAGCACCATGGCATTCGACGAGCTCGGGCTCGCGCACCAGTTGCTCGCCGAAGTCCCGGTGAGTCGTGTCGCTGCGAAGGTGAAGGTCATCGCCGACGTCCTGATCAGCAACCCCATCCAATTCGAAGCGCTTCGCGCCTACTTCGATTCGCACCAGGACGTGCAGGTGGCGGCGAAGAAGATCTTCGTACATCCGAACACGTTGCGGTACCGTCTTGAGCGCTTCGAGCACGCTCTGGGTCAGTCACTTCGCGACCCCGCGGTCATCGCATCGTTGCACTACGTCTTGGGCGCGATGGAGGAGCAAGCGAGTGCGTCGGCTCACTCCGACGAATTGACGGCTGTTCGCAGCGCCTGA
- a CDS encoding MBL fold metallo-hydrolase gives MSTAEPITPLIQRVGAPNPSYWTLDGTNSYVIRRPGSSGSVVVDPGPHSRAHRRALRAGGPVELILLTHHHHDHSDAAPALSWETGAPIRALSPLHSHGAENLRHNEIIRAGGCDIRVIATPGHTADSACFAVEEASTPGGAILTGDTLLGKGSPVIDEADGSLAEYLRSLAWLETEEAGLALPGHGPTARDVRELAASQIRHTTARLTAITQALRNLDIPAQADAATVEAVAGRLYGELLDPRRPAVLMMTAAHLQHLADEINSRALQRDASIS, from the coding sequence ATGTCGACGGCCGAGCCGATCACACCGCTCATTCAACGCGTCGGCGCTCCGAACCCCAGTTACTGGACTCTGGACGGGACGAACTCGTACGTGATAAGGCGACCCGGGTCCTCCGGATCAGTCGTGGTCGACCCGGGCCCGCACTCGAGGGCCCACCGGCGCGCCTTGCGCGCCGGTGGGCCCGTCGAGCTGATTCTCCTGACGCATCACCATCATGATCACAGCGATGCCGCTCCCGCTCTCTCATGGGAGACCGGGGCCCCCATCCGAGCACTGAGCCCCCTGCATTCGCACGGGGCAGAGAACCTGCGTCACAACGAGATCATCCGAGCGGGAGGGTGCGACATCCGGGTGATCGCCACCCCCGGCCACACCGCCGACTCGGCGTGCTTCGCCGTCGAGGAAGCGTCGACGCCAGGAGGTGCGATCCTGACGGGTGATACTTTGCTTGGAAAAGGGAGCCCAGTCATCGACGAAGCCGACGGATCGCTGGCGGAGTATCTCCGCTCTCTCGCGTGGCTTGAGACGGAAGAGGCTGGACTGGCCCTTCCTGGTCACGGTCCCACCGCGCGTGATGTCCGCGAGCTGGCGGCGTCACAGATTCGACACACGACCGCGCGGCTTACCGCCATCACCCAAGCGCTACGAAACCTCGACATCCCGGCTCAGGCAGATGCCGCGACGGTAGAAGCGGTGGCAGGCCGGCTCTACGGCGAGCTGCTCGATCCGCGGCGACCAGCGGTGCTGATGATGACGGCTGCCCACCTTCAGCATCTGGCGGATGAAATCAACTCGCGAGCGCTGCAACGTGACGCGTCGATCTCATAG
- a CDS encoding Zn-ribbon domain-containing OB-fold protein, translating to MTNQQMEWTGWLPTTTPETEPYWKAANAGVLLLQKCAACARTQYYYRAHCSHCWSSEIEDLPSSGRGTVWTFSVVYRNATPEYNEDVPYVVGLVELEGGVKMLSKIVGGDPEAVDFGTPVQVIFARSPSGQNVPLFTVVESSPEEPAASAA from the coding sequence ATGACGAACCAGCAAATGGAGTGGACCGGATGGCTCCCCACGACAACTCCTGAAACGGAGCCCTACTGGAAAGCCGCGAACGCCGGTGTCCTGCTCTTGCAGAAGTGCGCAGCGTGTGCTCGCACGCAGTATTACTACCGCGCGCATTGCTCTCACTGCTGGTCGAGCGAAATCGAGGACCTCCCGTCGTCGGGTCGCGGAACGGTCTGGACCTTCTCCGTGGTCTATCGCAATGCCACGCCCGAGTACAACGAGGATGTGCCGTACGTCGTAGGCCTGGTCGAACTCGAGGGCGGAGTGAAGATGCTCAGCAAGATCGTGGGCGGTGATCCAGAAGCAGTCGACTTCGGCACGCCCGTGCAGGTGATCTTCGCCCGTAGCCCTTCCGGACAGAACGTCCCGCTATTCACAGTGGTCGAGTCCTCCCCCGAGGAGCCCGCGGCGAGCGCGGCATAA
- a CDS encoding thiolase domain-containing protein (Catalyzes the synthesis of acetoacetyl coenzyme A from two molecules of acetyl coenzyme A. It can also act as a thiolase, catalyzing the reverse reaction and generating two-carbon units from the four-carbon product of fatty acid oxidation), with translation MIKPQDIAIVGAYEHPTRYSPDKSEWQINAESAKGALEDAGLTPAHVDAFFTASTASEGGYLGGCAAVMMADYLGIQPRFIDETDVGGASFGYYVNRAVLAIQSGMAKCALISYGANTKSRKIKVGTIGYNQLSVQELLPTPDSFEQIYGTTVISFMGMVAQRYMRDYSLTSEQLASVAVTMREHAALNPDALYRDPMTIDDVLNSPMIASPLHRNDCCVISDGGAAIVLVHPDLLPETKKKPVHILGFGESYMGHGGGHTDWAAESREMVRRACDDAYDMAGLRPAAVDTAMIYDAFTLNVPIDLEGAGFCKIGEGGAFAADGNLKLKGGSLPTNPDGGGLSSNHPGRRGIFLFVEAVRQLRGEAVGRQVEGAKTALCTATGAAFIARRGSAAHLLGV, from the coding sequence ATGATCAAACCTCAGGACATCGCCATCGTCGGTGCCTACGAGCACCCGACGCGCTACTCCCCCGACAAGAGCGAGTGGCAGATCAACGCCGAGTCGGCGAAGGGCGCTCTCGAGGACGCGGGGCTCACTCCTGCCCACGTCGACGCGTTCTTCACCGCCTCAACCGCATCCGAGGGCGGCTACCTCGGCGGCTGCGCCGCCGTCATGATGGCGGACTATCTCGGCATCCAACCGAGATTCATCGACGAAACAGACGTCGGCGGGGCGTCGTTCGGCTACTACGTGAATCGAGCCGTACTCGCCATCCAGTCGGGCATGGCCAAGTGTGCACTCATCTCCTACGGCGCCAACACCAAGTCGCGCAAGATCAAGGTGGGGACCATCGGGTACAACCAACTCAGCGTGCAGGAGCTCTTACCCACGCCGGACTCGTTCGAGCAGATCTATGGCACGACCGTGATCTCCTTCATGGGCATGGTGGCTCAGCGGTACATGCGCGACTACAGCCTGACTTCCGAGCAGCTGGCCTCCGTCGCCGTCACTATGCGTGAGCACGCAGCACTCAACCCCGACGCGTTGTACCGAGACCCTATGACGATCGACGACGTGCTGAACTCTCCCATGATCGCCTCGCCGCTCCATCGCAACGACTGCTGTGTGATCTCCGACGGCGGTGCGGCGATCGTGCTGGTGCACCCCGATCTATTGCCGGAGACGAAGAAGAAGCCCGTCCACATCCTCGGCTTCGGTGAAAGCTACATGGGTCATGGCGGCGGTCACACCGACTGGGCTGCGGAGAGCCGCGAGATGGTGCGCCGCGCCTGCGACGATGCTTACGACATGGCCGGCCTCCGACCCGCGGCCGTCGACACGGCGATGATCTACGACGCCTTCACCCTCAACGTGCCGATCGACCTCGAGGGCGCCGGCTTCTGCAAGATCGGTGAGGGCGGCGCATTCGCAGCAGACGGCAACCTCAAACTCAAGGGCGGTTCGCTCCCGACCAATCCCGATGGCGGCGGGCTGTCGTCGAACCACCCCGGCCGGCGCGGCATCTTTCTCTTCGTCGAAGCGGTCCGTCAATTGCGGGGTGAGGCCGTCGGCCGCCAGGTCGAGGGCGCCAAGACTGCCCTGTGCACCGCGACCGGTGCCGCATTCATCGCGCGCCGCGGATCCGCCGCCCACCTGTTAGGAGTCTAA
- a CDS encoding class I adenylate-forming enzyme family protein encodes MNLSDVISGHARNRPNHPALVMDDTEVTYEELDRLGARVGGWLRARGVRRGERVLFYSHNSIEYLATYLGAARIGAIFAPVHPSFMERELRYVAKNADATIAFVAADLAESFAKFALSIPELPQDVVIVGDGYDGERENFESVRSWASEAGALDLPEDAPLLISYTSGSTSTPKPVLHSHGAETWSGGKYADVWDYRSSDRALIALPLSWAYGISTTTTGLLTAGATIVLLSHFNPVRVLDEIERLSVTLYAGSSTMFVKIMDAYRKRPTNLSSLRRCYVGAEPINRTAVTAFEAVIGTKVWEGYAATEAYPIIVTNPGRDLDAPNGTCGRLVPGAQLRIVDSSGDAAPEGEPGEAQFTCPGRMLEYFREPELTRQRLTDDGWVRSGDLVRRDAQGYYYIVGRLGDMIIRGGANIAPSEIEHALVSVEGVHDATVVSVPDEQNGEAVAAFVSLLDPSVSVDSLRTALASRLASFKIPTHIFFDVDLPHGVNGKKDRRAASDIAHQLVTGAGSVPAT; translated from the coding sequence ATGAATCTCTCCGACGTCATCAGCGGTCATGCTCGGAATCGGCCGAATCATCCTGCGCTCGTGATGGACGATACCGAAGTCACGTACGAAGAACTCGATAGGTTGGGCGCCCGCGTGGGCGGATGGCTCCGTGCCCGCGGAGTGAGACGAGGTGAACGCGTCCTCTTCTACTCCCACAACAGCATCGAGTATCTCGCCACGTATCTAGGCGCCGCTCGGATTGGTGCGATCTTCGCTCCGGTGCATCCCAGCTTCATGGAGCGAGAACTGCGGTACGTCGCCAAGAATGCGGATGCGACGATCGCCTTCGTTGCCGCGGACCTCGCTGAGAGCTTCGCCAAGTTCGCCCTGAGCATCCCAGAGCTTCCCCAGGACGTCGTCATCGTCGGCGACGGATACGACGGCGAACGTGAGAACTTCGAGAGCGTTCGGTCATGGGCTTCCGAAGCTGGAGCCCTCGACCTGCCCGAAGACGCGCCTCTCCTGATCTCCTACACGTCCGGGAGCACATCGACGCCGAAGCCGGTCCTGCACAGTCATGGCGCGGAGACGTGGAGCGGTGGAAAGTACGCCGATGTCTGGGACTACCGGTCGTCCGACCGCGCATTGATCGCGCTACCGCTCTCCTGGGCTTACGGGATCTCGACGACCACGACCGGTCTCCTCACGGCGGGGGCCACCATCGTGCTCCTATCTCATTTCAATCCCGTCCGGGTTCTCGACGAGATCGAGCGCCTCTCCGTGACGCTCTACGCCGGCTCCAGCACGATGTTCGTCAAGATCATGGACGCCTACCGGAAACGCCCGACGAATCTGTCTTCGTTGCGCAGGTGCTACGTAGGCGCTGAGCCGATCAACAGGACAGCCGTCACTGCCTTCGAGGCGGTCATCGGCACGAAAGTCTGGGAAGGCTACGCGGCCACCGAGGCCTACCCGATCATCGTTACCAACCCGGGCCGCGATCTTGATGCCCCGAACGGCACCTGCGGGCGTCTTGTGCCGGGCGCGCAGCTGCGAATCGTGGACTCGAGTGGTGACGCCGCGCCGGAGGGCGAACCGGGCGAAGCCCAGTTCACGTGTCCCGGCCGAATGCTCGAGTACTTCCGTGAACCGGAGCTCACTCGCCAACGGCTCACCGATGACGGCTGGGTGCGCAGCGGCGACCTCGTGCGGCGGGATGCACAGGGCTATTACTACATCGTGGGCCGCCTCGGTGACATGATCATTCGCGGGGGAGCGAACATCGCTCCTTCGGAGATTGAGCATGCTCTCGTCTCCGTCGAAGGAGTTCACGACGCAACTGTGGTGTCGGTGCCTGACGAGCAGAATGGCGAGGCTGTCGCCGCGTTTGTCTCCCTCCTCGACCCCAGCGTGAGTGTCGATTCTCTCCGCACCGCGCTGGCCTCGCGACTTGCCTCCTTCAAGATCCCCACGCACATTTTCTTCGATGTGGATCTTCCCCACGGGGTGAACGGCAAGAAGGACCGTCGTGCCGCATCCGACATCGCACACCAATTGGTAACCGGGGCCGGCTCCGTGCCCGCCACGTAG